From the genome of Vanessa atalanta chromosome 30, ilVanAtal1.2, whole genome shotgun sequence, one region includes:
- the LOC125075393 gene encoding histone chaperone asf1, with the protein MAKVHITNVVVLDNPSPFFNPFQFELTFECIEELKEDLEWKMIYVGSAESEEHDQVLDTIYVGPIPEGRHMFVFQAPPPDVTRIPENDALGVTVVLLACSYRGQEFVRVGYYINNEYNESEPELRENPPAKPQFDKVVRNILASEPRVTRFKINWAEPDAAVATDSGDGNLEMSHAPSNDSYGASFNADSQISGTEFQGSLSGYGDNSNSIAPMEC; encoded by the coding sequence ATGGCTAAAGTGCACATAACCAACGTCGTGGTGCTGGACAATCCCAGTCCGTTTTTTAACCCTTTCCAATTTGAGTTGACCTTCGAATGCATAGAAGAACTCAAGGAAGATCTCGAATGGAAAATGATATACGTCGGTTCGGCGGAATCGGAAGAACACGACCAGGTATTAGACACGATTTATGTAGGACCGATACCAGAGGGAAGGCACATGTTTGTCTTCCAAGCCCCACCGCCAGACGTCACACGCATACCAGAAAACGACGCACTAGGCGTCACTGTGGTGCTACTGGCGTGTTCATATAGGGGACAGGAGTTCGTCAGAGTcggttattatattaataatgaatacaatGAAAGTGAGCCGGAATTACGCGAGAATCCGCCAGCAAAACCACAGTTCGATAAAGTAGTGAGAAATATATTGGCTTCAGAACCAAGAGTGACTAGGTTTAAGATTAACTGGGCTGAACCGGACGCAGCTGTTGCAACGGACAGCGGAGACGGCAATTTGGAAATGTCACATGCACCGAGTAATGATTCATATGGTGCGTCATTCAATGCTGATAGTCAAATAAGCGGTACTGAGTTCCAGGGTAGCCTAAGTGGCTACGGAGACAATTCAAATTCAATCGCTCCGATGGAGTGTTGA